A part of Maridesulfovibrio hydrothermalis AM13 = DSM 14728 genomic DNA contains:
- a CDS encoding glycosyltransferase translates to MQDKTILEGAVSKLTGTGKVPKNLLKAVVNFLKYEGESDFLAKWVMESQLAEGKILPPHTGKPKVSFIVPCYNHGEYLRDCVVSLLKQDYTAFEIIIINDGSTDNTDEVAVKIIEEFPDYSIRYIKQKNSGLVRSRNKGCTVAKGKYILPIDADDLIAPSFLSKTIAILESSPQFGYVSTKALFFGHSNLIWPKESLTPVNFISTNQQTCTTLFRKDMWKEIGGYDESMIHGYEDWELWIRATKNGWVGLQIDEPLFFYRRKADSMITNSRDRDTSIKEQIVRLHPDIYDISKLPLFEKEMHYSNWIPPQLVRPDFRIHPCHMPHETVGNENNNAEQDINNQLNELKKHILGILAQIVPQSKDQFLRNEAGSGDENKFEQLYTKISSRIAKFNKTGNFDEAVNVGAILLSLYPIKKTAVLLLMDSLLKKGDLAAAYSTGSFYLSVWLWDKAILKTLSNILCLQADSEGQSDKTMGLLESAILLSPDSRLALTKTFEFQISNGLLSAADRTRTLAEKHGIKLPAAPLRNNDKSFPRKRKHIWYVTDTFGYIGGGVNGVSQAKFMTLGSLLSNDDLCDVTIITPLTTELPSGIAEFSRQYHMLRNKKDAAWPNWITTVKKELHSHLGKDKQNFISGDWLPCREPENKADLIIIEGVRFDPDRYLQQLGLTFNCPSVYMHHNSPYHYSAEITEKGSLPVMLNTLKRYKFNISVSRTVTEEWKSLPEQKDKEWFNILNCIREDEAAEVKSRPPEIVRQRLGLPKNDFLILCLASIQHRKGQDLLLNQMDKILESVPSARVIFIGPVLGNRGGNDIVEMSKGKPYSGRIRFLGTKENALDYVYASNLLVLPSREEALPLSILEAMALGRACVASDVCGIPELIEDGETGLMFSLDNPQDLAKHIIRLAQNPDELETMSKKAESRYWDNFSREQHARRWREVLMEIFGMDD, encoded by the coding sequence ATGCAGGATAAGACAATTCTCGAAGGCGCTGTTTCAAAGTTGACAGGAACTGGCAAGGTTCCTAAAAACCTTTTAAAAGCTGTTGTTAATTTTCTTAAATATGAAGGAGAGTCAGATTTTCTTGCAAAGTGGGTAATGGAATCTCAACTGGCTGAAGGCAAAATACTTCCTCCGCATACTGGAAAACCAAAGGTTTCGTTTATAGTACCCTGCTACAATCATGGTGAATATCTTCGTGATTGTGTGGTTAGTCTGCTAAAGCAAGATTACACTGCTTTCGAAATTATTATCATAAACGACGGAAGCACGGACAATACTGACGAAGTCGCGGTAAAAATCATAGAAGAGTTTCCAGACTACAGTATCCGGTATATAAAACAAAAAAACAGTGGCCTTGTACGATCCAGAAACAAAGGGTGTACGGTTGCCAAAGGCAAATATATCCTTCCAATTGATGCGGACGATTTAATTGCCCCTTCTTTCTTAAGCAAAACCATTGCGATTTTAGAATCCTCCCCTCAGTTCGGATACGTCAGCACAAAAGCACTTTTTTTTGGTCATTCAAACCTGATCTGGCCTAAAGAAAGCCTCACACCTGTCAACTTTATATCAACTAATCAGCAAACCTGTACAACTCTGTTCCGCAAGGATATGTGGAAAGAAATCGGCGGATATGACGAGAGCATGATTCATGGCTATGAAGACTGGGAGCTATGGATCAGGGCAACAAAGAATGGATGGGTAGGACTCCAGATAGACGAGCCTCTTTTTTTTTACCGCAGAAAAGCAGACTCTATGATTACCAACTCCAGAGACCGCGATACCTCAATCAAAGAACAAATTGTCCGGCTGCACCCGGACATTTACGACATTTCCAAGCTACCCCTTTTTGAAAAAGAAATGCACTATTCAAACTGGATTCCCCCCCAGCTTGTTCGTCCCGATTTTAGAATCCATCCCTGCCACATGCCACATGAGACCGTAGGCAATGAGAATAACAACGCAGAACAAGATATCAACAACCAACTGAATGAGTTGAAAAAGCACATCCTTGGCATCCTTGCTCAAATAGTCCCGCAATCTAAGGATCAATTTTTACGAAATGAAGCCGGCTCCGGGGACGAAAATAAATTTGAACAGTTGTACACAAAAATCAGCTCAAGAATCGCTAAATTTAATAAGACAGGCAATTTTGATGAAGCGGTAAATGTGGGGGCAATTCTACTTTCTCTCTATCCAATTAAAAAAACAGCCGTCCTGCTTTTAATGGATTCTCTGCTCAAAAAAGGGGATCTTGCAGCAGCATACAGCACCGGATCATTCTATTTATCTGTTTGGCTCTGGGATAAAGCAATTTTGAAAACCCTATCCAACATCCTCTGCCTTCAAGCGGATTCAGAGGGCCAATCTGATAAAACTATGGGCCTACTAGAAAGTGCTATTCTTTTATCCCCGGATTCAAGACTTGCGCTGACTAAAACTTTTGAATTTCAAATTTCAAATGGACTTTTAAGTGCAGCCGACAGAACTCGAACGCTTGCTGAAAAACACGGGATAAAACTTCCCGCTGCTCCCTTAAGAAACAATGACAAAAGTTTCCCCAGAAAGCGTAAGCACATATGGTATGTGACCGACACATTCGGGTATATTGGTGGCGGTGTTAATGGAGTTTCTCAGGCAAAATTCATGACCCTCGGCAGTTTGCTCAGTAATGATGATTTATGCGACGTCACGATCATAACGCCTTTAACGACAGAACTTCCATCTGGAATTGCTGAATTTTCACGCCAGTATCACATGTTGCGAAACAAGAAAGACGCGGCATGGCCCAATTGGATTACTACCGTAAAAAAAGAGCTTCATAGCCATCTGGGTAAAGATAAACAGAATTTTATAAGCGGAGACTGGCTGCCCTGCCGTGAACCTGAAAACAAGGCTGACCTTATCATTATTGAAGGTGTCCGCTTTGATCCAGACCGATACTTGCAACAGTTGGGACTAACATTTAATTGTCCATCTGTTTACATGCACCATAATTCACCTTACCACTACTCAGCCGAAATAACAGAGAAAGGTTCACTTCCTGTGATGTTGAACACATTAAAGCGGTACAAATTTAACATAAGCGTTTCCCGCACAGTAACAGAGGAATGGAAAAGTCTGCCCGAACAAAAGGATAAAGAGTGGTTCAATATTCTGAATTGCATCCGTGAAGATGAAGCGGCAGAAGTAAAATCCCGTCCTCCTGAAATTGTAAGGCAGCGGCTGGGCTTGCCTAAAAATGATTTTTTGATCCTTTGTCTGGCAAGTATTCAACACCGCAAAGGGCAAGATCTACTGCTCAATCAAATGGATAAAATATTAGAATCTGTACCTTCGGCTCGGGTCATTTTTATAGGGCCTGTTCTGGGCAATAGAGGAGGAAATGATATAGTAGAGATGAGCAAAGGCAAGCCGTATTCTGGAAGAATTCGCTTTCTAGGCACTAAAGAAAATGCTCTTGATTATGTATATGCCTCAAATCTTTTAGTCCTCCCATCAAGAGAAGAAGCCCTCCCCCTCTCTATCCTTGAAGCAATGGCTCTGGGTAGAGCATGTGTGGCATCTGATGTATGCGGGATTCCCGAGCTGATAGAGGACGGTGAAACAGGTTTGATGTTCTCTCTAGATAACCCTCAAGATCTGGCAAAGCATATCATAAGGCTAGCCCAAAACCCTGATGAACTTGAAACTATGTCCAAGAAGGCCGAATCGCGCTACTGGGATAATTTTTCGAGAGAACAGCATGCGAGGCGGTGGCGTGAAGTTTTGATGGAGATATTTGGGATGGACGATTAA
- a CDS encoding glycosyltransferase family 9 protein encodes MKDNYKKIALWQTAFLGDAVLTLPLIKALSLHFPDAEIHLFVRKGVESLFAAQRELAGVHGFDKRGAQKGMGAAFKYGSDIGAQGFDLFISAHTSMRSAVVSRATGISRRIGYDAPCFNRFVYTETVKRRFEELEEVERLMALGGPLGISGTAPRAGLDLPEDAVRQAEDFFAQFTQPVIGVHPGSTWETKKWPEDNFAKIISKSLDGGCKVLLFGGPEEVDLCDSVLRRSGRASEVVNLAGKLSLQQLAAYIRQLGVYLTNDSGPMHIAWVQDVPLVALFGPTVKRFGFFPRGDNSTVLQTSGNLPCRPCGLHGGRVCPEKHHKCMTDISVDMVWSEIAGKLEKQRAEL; translated from the coding sequence ATGAAAGATAATTATAAAAAAATAGCCCTGTGGCAGACGGCCTTTTTAGGTGATGCCGTGCTGACCCTTCCTTTAATCAAGGCTCTTTCACTGCATTTTCCAGACGCAGAAATCCATCTTTTTGTGCGTAAAGGGGTGGAGTCGCTTTTTGCTGCCCAGCGTGAACTTGCCGGAGTGCACGGCTTCGATAAGCGCGGCGCTCAAAAAGGTATGGGAGCAGCGTTTAAGTATGGATCAGATATTGGCGCACAGGGCTTTGATCTTTTTATTTCCGCCCATACAAGTATGCGTTCGGCAGTGGTGAGCAGGGCGACAGGCATCAGTCGGCGGATTGGTTATGATGCTCCCTGTTTCAATCGTTTTGTGTATACCGAAACGGTGAAGCGTCGTTTTGAGGAACTTGAAGAAGTTGAACGTCTTATGGCGCTGGGCGGACCGCTTGGCATTTCCGGTACGGCACCGCGGGCGGGGCTTGATCTGCCGGAAGATGCAGTGAGGCAGGCCGAAGATTTTTTCGCGCAGTTTACACAGCCTGTAATAGGTGTGCATCCCGGCTCCACTTGGGAAACTAAGAAGTGGCCGGAGGATAATTTTGCTAAGATTATCAGTAAAAGTCTGGATGGAGGCTGCAAGGTTTTGCTTTTCGGCGGTCCGGAAGAAGTGGACCTCTGTGACTCTGTTTTGCGGCGGTCCGGCAGGGCGTCCGAAGTGGTTAATCTGGCCGGTAAATTGAGCTTGCAGCAGCTTGCGGCTTATATCCGGCAGCTTGGAGTCTATTTAACCAATGATTCAGGTCCGATGCATATTGCGTGGGTTCAGGATGTTCCGTTAGTGGCTCTTTTCGGCCCCACGGTTAAACGTTTCGGTTTTTTTCCAAGGGGGGATAATTCAACTGTTTTGCAAACCTCCGGGAATCTGCCGTGCAGACCATGCGGATTGCATGGCGGCAGGGTCTGTCCTGAAAAACATCACAAATGCATGACGGATATCAGCGTTGATATGGTTTGGTCTGAAATTGCAGGCAAACTGGAAAAACAGAGAGCAGAACTTTAA
- the wecB gene encoding non-hydrolyzing UDP-N-acetylglucosamine 2-epimerase: MKICSLVGARPQFIKEALISSEVIKNNEWNHIVIHSGQHYDFKMSDIFFSELNIPKPAYNLGVGSGSHAEMTAAALTGVEQVLLKEQPDGLIVYGDTNTTLAGALAAAKLDIPVIHIEAGIRQNPKSMPEEINRGLTDKLSSILCCCSDIALSNLKRENIEAAASVTGDIMYDLFMHMYPKFSPEKQCSLYGVEPQRFIVATIHRDFNTDNSTSLKEILTGLNELKRSTNLEILFPIHPRTTTKIKEFGLTGLLENLTMLSPLGYIDLMSLVCASSFVVTDSGGLQKEAYYANCRAIVIMPDTGWRELVQCGWNLLCAADRNEIVASGKTVLSSCPKPAPLYGDGSAAVRIVKFIKKNLIS; the protein is encoded by the coding sequence ATGAAAATATGCTCTTTGGTTGGAGCAAGGCCACAATTCATTAAGGAAGCTCTCATTAGTTCTGAAGTCATAAAGAACAATGAATGGAACCACATTGTAATCCATTCCGGACAACATTATGATTTTAAAATGTCAGATATCTTTTTTAGTGAGCTTAATATTCCCAAACCTGCTTATAATTTGGGAGTTGGTTCCGGATCTCATGCGGAGATGACCGCGGCAGCTCTTACCGGAGTAGAACAAGTTCTTCTTAAAGAGCAGCCCGACGGGTTAATCGTATATGGCGATACAAACACAACTCTCGCAGGAGCTCTTGCTGCAGCAAAACTGGATATCCCTGTCATTCACATCGAAGCTGGAATTAGACAAAACCCCAAATCAATGCCTGAAGAGATTAATCGGGGACTTACTGACAAGTTATCTTCAATTTTATGCTGTTGTTCAGATATAGCCCTGTCAAATTTGAAAAGGGAAAATATTGAGGCGGCGGCTTCTGTAACAGGTGACATTATGTATGATTTATTTATGCATATGTATCCAAAATTTTCCCCAGAAAAGCAATGTTCTTTGTATGGAGTTGAGCCTCAACGTTTTATTGTTGCAACGATACATCGAGACTTTAACACCGACAATTCAACTTCTTTAAAAGAAATACTTACTGGATTAAATGAATTAAAGCGTTCGACGAACCTTGAAATTCTATTTCCAATACACCCTAGAACTACAACAAAAATTAAAGAATTTGGCCTGACGGGACTCCTTGAGAACCTTACCATGTTGTCTCCTCTAGGTTATATAGATTTGATGTCTCTCGTTTGTGCTTCGTCTTTTGTTGTAACTGACAGTGGAGGTCTGCAAAAGGAGGCTTACTATGCAAACTGTCGTGCAATTGTTATTATGCCTGATACGGGATGGCGTGAACTTGTTCAGTGCGGATGGAATCTTTTATGCGCAGCTGACCGGAACGAAATTGTTGCTTCAGGAAAAACAGTGCTTAGCTCTTGCCCCAAGCCGGCCCCTTTGTATGGAGACGGAAGTGCCGCAGTACGTATTGTAAAGTTTATAAAGAAAAACTTAATCTCTTAG
- a CDS encoding glycosyltransferase, producing MIYWVSPEQIKMCTKIVFKIYDHKNSIIDGDWDKKVCSFEEGTMFYSSFKRRLAGDPWEEIEYYKHNVGLIAEGEIRWGCSTAEDFLARCKGLDTIYDNIKQFGFCQTDINDFISVAVDRNGKLLLCNGRHRLTFAKLLKLEAIPIKIIVRHTKWVEFCEQVKGYTNVPGRGGKIYAPIDHPEFTHWPTRHTGRSSIIIDNMLPSSKTVLDIGTHWGYFPTILEKLGKKCVGVEYLQEQLFFLYKLKKANDASFEIISEDIFDYIGDGKKFDSVLALAIFHHFLKTKQLHSKLIHLLNSLEMKEMFLLTHSVNEPQMKEAYIDYGPEEFAEFITKHSCLDVYREIGDFKGRKLYHISQSKNVDLYPQPIQDFRIIFIAFVNATYPQIFKKVDGQIRGLKANHPNSHCIVLGTGNDSVDTSGYDFDFIDLRDFKDGYAQRGIIAAQMLKRLSPDIIYMRYPPADAGIEFITRNFDNVIFEHQTIELDELCVTNTNAFLNELAFGSTCIQRSLGGIGVTNEIVSYERRRASKVKSFRVMGNGIDDNSYPLSKRPPSSGKIHAMCVAHFNHWHGLDRLIKGCGNSSEITDNFRFHIIGDGPSLEEYKSLTIKLGVENNFIFHGRLNADEIAPYADLCAFAVGVLALFRNNLTQIASLKHREYALRGLPFMLAAEDVDFNAGMDFCHIIPPNESPVNMRELLNFGLRCRENPLLRLHIREYALNELSWTKKMATVKEVAKRALELKTFKDSTNNQ from the coding sequence ATGATTTACTGGGTTTCTCCTGAACAGATCAAAATGTGTACAAAGATTGTTTTTAAAATTTACGATCATAAAAACTCAATTATTGATGGAGATTGGGATAAAAAGGTTTGCTCTTTTGAAGAAGGAACTATGTTTTATAGCTCCTTTAAGCGCAGGCTGGCCGGAGATCCTTGGGAAGAGATTGAATATTACAAACACAACGTTGGTTTAATCGCAGAGGGCGAAATAAGGTGGGGCTGTTCAACAGCAGAGGATTTCTTGGCTCGTTGTAAAGGTCTTGATACTATTTACGACAACATTAAACAATTTGGCTTTTGCCAAACAGATATAAATGATTTTATTTCTGTTGCGGTAGATAGGAACGGAAAATTATTGCTTTGCAATGGACGACACCGTCTTACTTTTGCAAAACTACTAAAACTTGAAGCCATTCCCATCAAAATAATCGTCCGCCACACAAAATGGGTAGAATTTTGTGAACAGGTTAAAGGGTATACCAATGTTCCAGGAAGAGGCGGGAAAATTTATGCCCCGATTGATCATCCGGAATTCACTCATTGGCCAACCCGGCACACAGGGCGCTCATCCATTATAATAGACAACATGCTTCCATCTAGCAAAACGGTCTTGGATATTGGCACTCACTGGGGTTATTTTCCCACAATTTTGGAAAAACTTGGGAAAAAATGTGTAGGTGTAGAATACCTTCAGGAACAACTTTTCTTTCTGTATAAACTAAAAAAAGCTAACGATGCTTCATTTGAAATTATTTCGGAAGACATTTTTGACTATATTGGAGACGGCAAAAAATTCGATTCCGTGCTTGCTTTAGCTATTTTTCATCATTTCCTTAAAACAAAACAGCTTCATTCAAAGTTAATTCATTTATTAAACTCGCTAGAAATGAAGGAAATGTTCCTACTTACTCATTCAGTCAATGAACCTCAGATGAAAGAAGCCTACATTGATTATGGGCCAGAAGAATTTGCTGAGTTTATAACAAAGCATTCTTGTCTGGATGTTTACCGTGAAATTGGAGACTTTAAGGGACGAAAACTTTATCATATATCCCAATCAAAAAATGTGGACCTCTATCCTCAGCCAATACAAGATTTCAGAATTATTTTTATCGCTTTTGTGAACGCAACTTATCCTCAGATTTTCAAAAAAGTAGACGGACAAATACGAGGCTTAAAAGCAAACCACCCAAACAGCCACTGTATTGTTTTGGGAACTGGCAATGATTCAGTAGATACATCCGGCTACGACTTCGATTTTATTGATTTGCGTGACTTCAAAGATGGCTATGCACAGCGAGGTATTATAGCAGCACAAATGCTAAAACGTCTTTCGCCGGATATTATCTATATGCGTTATCCCCCGGCTGACGCAGGGATTGAGTTCATTACAAGAAATTTTGACAATGTTATATTTGAGCATCAGACAATTGAACTTGATGAGTTGTGTGTAACAAATACGAATGCCTTTCTAAACGAGCTGGCTTTTGGCTCAACATGCATACAGCGGAGCCTAGGCGGGATTGGAGTAACAAATGAAATCGTTAGCTACGAACGCCGGAGAGCCTCAAAAGTTAAGAGCTTTCGGGTGATGGGAAATGGAATTGATGATAATTCCTACCCTTTATCGAAAAGGCCCCCAAGTTCAGGTAAAATACATGCCATGTGCGTTGCCCATTTTAACCACTGGCATGGCTTGGACAGACTGATAAAAGGGTGTGGCAATTCTTCTGAAATTACAGATAATTTTAGATTTCATATCATAGGTGACGGCCCTTCTTTAGAAGAATACAAAAGTCTTACAATCAAACTTGGAGTTGAAAATAACTTTATCTTTCATGGAAGGTTGAACGCTGATGAAATTGCTCCTTATGCAGATTTGTGCGCCTTTGCAGTAGGAGTTTTAGCTCTATTTCGTAACAACTTAACTCAAATTGCCTCTCTTAAACATCGTGAATACGCATTGCGGGGTCTACCTTTTATGCTTGCAGCAGAAGATGTAGACTTCAATGCCGGGATGGATTTTTGTCATATAATCCCCCCTAACGAGTCCCCTGTGAACATGCGTGAACTACTTAATTTTGGGCTTAGATGTAGAGAAAATCCTCTTCTCCGACTTCATATACGAGAATATGCGTTGAACGAACTAAGCTGGACCAAAAAAATGGCTACCGTAAAAGAAGTAGCTAAACGCGCTTTGGAGTTAAAAACTTTCAAGGACAGCACCAATAATCAATAA
- the rimO gene encoding 30S ribosomal protein S12 methylthiotransferase RimO, whose translation MTIQKIRIFTISLGCPKNRVDTERMLGTFGDKMVPALTPEESDLVLINTCGFISPATEESVDSILEAAAMIKDVKPRPVLAVAGCLVSRYGPLSEQIPEVDLWLSTHELDKWPELATKALARDFPVQQTRALSTGPAFAYLKISEGCSHSCRFCTIPSIRGPHVSRELAGLVDEAKYILAQDVPEIIIVGQDTTAYGSDLNEPETNLRTLIEKLLPLDGLEWLRLMYLYPAGLTDNMLSFLSQAGKPLLPYFDIPVQHAHPDVLSSMGRPFARDPRKVIDRVRKHIPHAVLRTSIIVGYPGETEEHFNTLLDFVKEARFQHLGVFSYQPEDGTPAGEMKQLPAQLREERRLELMEIQSAISRDILEEKIGETIQVLIEEPNEEWPGLFNGRVWFQAPEVDGITYISAPEGESELKPGMLIEAEIDNVTDYDLVTLVK comes from the coding sequence ATGACAATACAGAAAATAAGAATTTTCACCATAAGTCTCGGTTGCCCGAAGAACAGAGTCGATACTGAAAGGATGCTGGGAACATTCGGTGACAAGATGGTCCCCGCGCTCACCCCGGAAGAATCTGATCTGGTACTTATTAATACCTGTGGATTTATCAGCCCTGCGACCGAAGAATCAGTTGATTCAATTCTCGAAGCCGCTGCGATGATAAAAGACGTAAAACCCAGACCTGTTCTGGCTGTTGCGGGATGTCTGGTCAGCCGTTACGGACCGCTCTCGGAACAAATTCCGGAAGTGGACCTTTGGCTTTCAACCCATGAACTGGATAAATGGCCGGAACTTGCAACCAAAGCCCTTGCCAGAGATTTTCCCGTCCAGCAAACCAGAGCACTCAGTACCGGTCCAGCTTTTGCCTACCTTAAAATAAGCGAAGGATGCTCCCATTCATGCCGCTTCTGCACCATCCCCTCCATCCGCGGACCTCACGTGAGCCGGGAACTTGCCGGACTGGTGGATGAAGCAAAATACATTCTTGCTCAAGACGTACCGGAAATAATTATAGTTGGACAGGATACAACCGCCTACGGTTCAGATTTAAATGAACCTGAGACCAATTTGCGCACTCTTATCGAAAAGCTGCTGCCTTTGGACGGCCTTGAATGGCTCAGACTTATGTATCTTTATCCGGCCGGCCTGACGGACAACATGCTCTCTTTTCTTTCACAGGCTGGAAAGCCGCTGCTGCCTTATTTTGATATTCCCGTTCAGCATGCCCATCCGGATGTATTATCCTCTATGGGCCGCCCTTTTGCCCGCGATCCGCGCAAGGTCATTGACAGGGTGCGCAAGCACATCCCTCATGCAGTACTGCGCACCAGCATAATTGTTGGCTATCCCGGCGAAACCGAGGAGCATTTCAATACGCTCTTGGATTTCGTTAAAGAAGCCAGATTTCAACATCTGGGCGTGTTCTCTTATCAGCCTGAAGACGGTACTCCGGCCGGAGAAATGAAACAACTTCCAGCTCAACTGCGCGAAGAACGCCGCTTGGAACTTATGGAAATTCAATCTGCCATCAGCCGTGATATTCTAGAAGAAAAAATTGGTGAAACTATTCAAGTTCTGATTGAAGAACCCAATGAGGAATGGCCCGGCCTGTTCAATGGACGAGTCTGGTTTCAAGCACCGGAAGTGGATGGGATAACATATATCAGTGCCCCTGAAGGTGAGTCCGAATTGAAACCCGGCATGCTGATTGAGGCTGAAATAGACAACGTTACCGACTATGATCTAGTCACTCTGGTTAAATAA
- a CDS encoding YidH family protein, producing MTDESKEHIHLDNNQLAKIRTLLANERTFLAWCRTSLGLLGFGFLIEKVGLYMKKFLTDVPVSVIEDMTWLSLFTLSSGMVILVGAAVRFFYFERKIGSKIKWATPYPELLVTLTVGLIFIISALASKMML from the coding sequence ATGACAGATGAAAGTAAAGAGCATATCCACCTTGATAACAACCAGCTTGCCAAGATAAGAACTTTGCTTGCAAATGAGAGAACTTTTCTGGCCTGGTGCCGTACTTCTCTCGGATTGCTTGGTTTTGGATTTCTGATTGAAAAAGTCGGGCTGTATATGAAGAAATTTTTGACTGATGTTCCTGTTTCAGTGATTGAGGATATGACATGGCTCAGTCTTTTTACATTGTCCTCGGGGATGGTCATACTTGTGGGGGCTGCGGTTCGCTTTTTTTATTTTGAAAGAAAAATCGGATCTAAAATAAAATGGGCTACTCCATATCCTGAATTGCTGGTGACTTTGACTGTAGGATTGATCTTTATTATCAGTGCTCTGGCCAGTAAAATGATGCTCTAG
- a CDS encoding C25 family cysteine peptidase, giving the protein MIVFRKIILSLCLFFLILPLGGCKLKGFAPVQEPVAVLPVPVKVSSAPFTEKKKAVIVCSAEFMRAARYFSYLHREFEGVKSVIVKIPATNGTAEFRAKIMSGIKAQVSELNSSGQVLSVLILGNKDVVPVAEFRSQNGTVIHFSDYGYGGAVAGSEKMVPVGRIPARSGEEAELVAAKYERWYEDRAFRPAWPVSFIGGEGFSGDYLSDPELLFFSLQQEGIAGPEAIRYLGAAGGCEPKRLRQSFAEDDVSVQWLALEAGPAGFKVGNGTLTVTEIMDLDYKPGLPVVLNPSCEAALLNSSMPTPAEAIVLSQGAGLAVMTGCSSSGRIRAELDGGRVYRVDSSGTHRLLLEFHKAYFGGKHRIAEALTEARAQFAQNRREGEDLTPLYDLIFYGDPVMSLPLPVRTESPAYLGLVTVGKSEKSSGIAVFPVNSTISFAMEEGGIYPAVRLQVIDRLNGKIVSSMKVQEDDVFNFSADGEGRYLIYSRPLDGPLAWQFFDVRKGGAAETAAAGTDSIKLKKASPRITAGLKPVRYAIQVSSNRKEDSAIKVRRKLSVQGYEAYVVKVASANNRKWYCVRFGEFDSWADAVEASAEYERKEQADVKIVRCNRGS; this is encoded by the coding sequence ATGATTGTGTTTAGAAAAATTATACTGTCCTTGTGTTTGTTTTTTCTTATTTTGCCTCTTGGAGGTTGCAAGCTGAAAGGATTTGCTCCGGTTCAGGAGCCGGTTGCGGTACTTCCTGTTCCGGTTAAGGTTTCATCTGCTCCTTTTACTGAAAAGAAAAAAGCAGTCATCGTCTGTTCTGCTGAGTTTATGCGCGCGGCCCGTTATTTTTCCTATTTGCATCGTGAGTTTGAAGGTGTGAAGTCGGTTATTGTGAAGATCCCCGCTACCAACGGCACTGCCGAATTCCGTGCGAAAATTATGTCCGGCATCAAAGCACAGGTCAGTGAACTAAACAGCAGCGGGCAGGTCTTGTCAGTACTGATTCTGGGGAATAAAGATGTGGTTCCGGTGGCTGAGTTCCGTTCACAAAATGGAACCGTGATACATTTTTCCGATTATGGTTACGGCGGAGCTGTTGCCGGTTCTGAAAAGATGGTTCCGGTTGGTAGAATTCCTGCCCGAAGCGGCGAAGAGGCAGAGCTTGTCGCTGCCAAGTATGAACGCTGGTATGAAGATCGGGCTTTCCGTCCGGCATGGCCGGTTTCTTTCATCGGCGGTGAAGGTTTTTCCGGCGACTATTTATCCGATCCTGAATTGCTTTTTTTCAGTTTGCAGCAGGAAGGCATAGCCGGTCCGGAGGCCATCCGTTATCTGGGAGCAGCCGGAGGTTGTGAGCCTAAAAGATTGCGCCAGAGTTTTGCAGAAGATGATGTCTCGGTGCAGTGGCTTGCTCTTGAAGCTGGACCGGCCGGATTTAAGGTTGGCAATGGCACTCTTACGGTCACCGAAATTATGGACTTGGATTACAAGCCGGGGCTGCCCGTGGTGCTTAATCCATCCTGTGAAGCTGCGCTGCTGAATTCTTCAATGCCGACTCCTGCTGAGGCGATTGTACTCTCACAGGGAGCTGGTCTTGCCGTCATGACCGGATGCAGCAGCTCCGGAAGAATACGCGCCGAGCTTGATGGCGGACGGGTTTATCGGGTTGATTCAAGTGGAACTCACCGTTTGCTTCTGGAATTTCATAAGGCTTACTTCGGCGGGAAACACCGCATAGCTGAGGCTTTAACAGAAGCGAGAGCGCAGTTTGCGCAAAATCGCAGGGAGGGGGAGGATCTCACTCCTCTTTATGATCTAATTTTCTATGGTGATCCGGTAATGTCTTTGCCGCTTCCGGTGCGAACTGAATCTCCTGCCTATCTGGGACTTGTGACAGTGGGCAAGTCTGAAAAGTCTTCAGGGATTGCAGTTTTTCCGGTTAATTCTACTATATCTTTTGCTATGGAAGAAGGCGGAATTTATCCTGCTGTGCGTTTGCAGGTGATTGACCGTTTGAACGGAAAAATTGTTTCTTCCATGAAAGTTCAGGAAGATGATGTTTTCAATTTTTCAGCTGACGGGGAAGGACGTTATCTGATTTATTCACGCCCCTTGGATGGTCCGCTGGCATGGCAGTTCTTTGATGTCCGCAAGGGTGGAGCTGCGGAGACTGCCGCAGCCGGGACAGATTCTATCAAATTGAAGAAAGCCTCTCCGAGAATTACAGCCGGACTTAAACCGGTACGCTATGCCATACAGGTCAGTTCCAATCGTAAGGAGGATTCAGCCATAAAAGTGCGGCGTAAACTTTCAGTGCAAGGCTATGAGGCCTACGTGGTCAAGGTGGCTTCTGCCAATAATCGCAAGTGGTACTGCGTGCGGTTCGGAGAATTTGATTCATGGGCTGATGCCGTTGAAGCTTCTGCTGAATACGAACGCAAGGAGCAGGCTGACGTGAAGATCGTTCGCTGTAACAGGGGGAGTTGA